A window of Ascaphus truei isolate aAscTru1 chromosome 16, aAscTru1.hap1, whole genome shotgun sequence contains these coding sequences:
- the PRPS1 gene encoding ribose-phosphate pyrophosphokinase 1 isoform X2 produces the protein MELLIMINACKIASACRVSAVIPCFPYARQDKKDKSRAPISAKLVANMLSVAGADHIITMDLHASQIQGFFDIPVDNLYAEPAVMKWIRENIAEWKTCTIVSPDAGGAKRVTSIADRLNVDFALIHKERKKANEVDRMVLVGDVKEKVAILVDDMADTCGTICHAADKLLSAGATKVYAILTHGIFSGPAISRINNACFEAVVVTNTIPQEEKMRHCPKIQVIDISMILAEAIRRTHNGESVSYLFSHVPL, from the exons ATGGAACTGCTCATCATGATCAATGCGTGCAAGATCGCCTCGGCCTGCCGTGTCTCTGCGGTCATCCCCTGCTTCCCCTACGCACGGCAGGACAAGAAGGACAAG TCTCGGGCTCCAATCTCTGCTAAGCTCGTTGCCAACATGCTGTCCGTAGCTGGCGCTGATCACATCATCACGATGGACCTGCATGCGTCCCAGATCCAG GGTTTCTTTGACATCCCTGTGGATAATCTATATGCTGAGCCAGCTGTCATGAAGTGGATCAGAGAGAACATCGCTGAGTGGAAAACCTGCACGATCGTCTCGCCTGATGCCGGCGGGGCCAAGAG GGTGACCTCTATTGCTGACCGTCTGAATGTCGACTTCGCTCTGATCCACAAGGAGCGTAAGAAGGCAAATGAGGTTGACCGTATGGTGCTGGTGGGTGACGTGAAGGAGAAAGTGGCCATTCTCGTGGACGACATGGCAGACACATGTGGGACCATCTGTCACGCTGCAGACAA ACTCCTATCTGCTGGAGCCACCAAGGTTTACGCCATCCTGACACACGGCATTTTCTCGGGCCCGGCCATTTCCCGCATTAATAACGCATGCTTCGAAGCAGTCGTAGTGACGAATACCATCCCCCAGGAGGAGAAGATGAGACACTGTCCCAAAATCCAG GTCATCGACATCTCTATGATCCTGGCAGAAGCTATCCGTCGGACGCACAACGGGGAATCGGTCTCCTATCTCTTTAGCCACGTCCCCTTATAG
- the PRPS1 gene encoding ribose-phosphate pyrophosphokinase 1 isoform X1: MPNIKIFSGSSHQDLSQKIAERLGLELGKVVTKKFSNQETCVEIGESVRGEDVYIVQSGCGEINDNLMELLIMINACKIASACRVSAVIPCFPYARQDKKDKSRAPISAKLVANMLSVAGADHIITMDLHASQIQGFFDIPVDNLYAEPAVMKWIRENIAEWKTCTIVSPDAGGAKRVTSIADRLNVDFALIHKERKKANEVDRMVLVGDVKEKVAILVDDMADTCGTICHAADKLLSAGATKVYAILTHGIFSGPAISRINNACFEAVVVTNTIPQEEKMRHCPKIQVIDISMILAEAIRRTHNGESVSYLFSHVPL, translated from the exons ATGCCGAACATCAAGATCTTCAGCGGGAGCTCCCACCAGGACCTGTCCCAGAAGATAGCGGAGCGGCTCGGCCTGGAGCTGGGCAAGGTGGTCACCAAGAAATTCAGCAACCAGGAGACCTG CGTGGAGATCGGGGAGAGCGTGCGGGGCGAGGATGTGTACATCGTGCAGAGCGGGTGCGGGGAGATCAACGACAACCTAATGGAACTGCTCATCATGATCAATGCGTGCAAGATCGCCTCGGCCTGCCGTGTCTCTGCGGTCATCCCCTGCTTCCCCTACGCACGGCAGGACAAGAAGGACAAG TCTCGGGCTCCAATCTCTGCTAAGCTCGTTGCCAACATGCTGTCCGTAGCTGGCGCTGATCACATCATCACGATGGACCTGCATGCGTCCCAGATCCAG GGTTTCTTTGACATCCCTGTGGATAATCTATATGCTGAGCCAGCTGTCATGAAGTGGATCAGAGAGAACATCGCTGAGTGGAAAACCTGCACGATCGTCTCGCCTGATGCCGGCGGGGCCAAGAG GGTGACCTCTATTGCTGACCGTCTGAATGTCGACTTCGCTCTGATCCACAAGGAGCGTAAGAAGGCAAATGAGGTTGACCGTATGGTGCTGGTGGGTGACGTGAAGGAGAAAGTGGCCATTCTCGTGGACGACATGGCAGACACATGTGGGACCATCTGTCACGCTGCAGACAA ACTCCTATCTGCTGGAGCCACCAAGGTTTACGCCATCCTGACACACGGCATTTTCTCGGGCCCGGCCATTTCCCGCATTAATAACGCATGCTTCGAAGCAGTCGTAGTGACGAATACCATCCCCCAGGAGGAGAAGATGAGACACTGTCCCAAAATCCAG GTCATCGACATCTCTATGATCCTGGCAGAAGCTATCCGTCGGACGCACAACGGGGAATCGGTCTCCTATCTCTTTAGCCACGTCCCCTTATAG